The following coding sequences lie in one Desulfonatronum thiodismutans genomic window:
- the aroE gene encoding shikimate dehydrogenase, protein MIAIKPIFIPERLYGIIGHPLGHSLSPLLHNWGFQHYNLGAVYCRWPMPTDRLPEFVAALRSLPIHGASVTIPHKRAIMPYLDGLTADAMRAGAVNTLFWRDGELWGDNTDVQGFLEPLTAMRSRIRTALILGVGGVSRAAVWGLKRIGVKRVTVCGRSPEKTKALAREAGCEGLPWEERGQWSADLLVNATPLGMSGKFEEMSPWPGKMSNIRIAYDLIYNPRETCFLRQAKESGIPFLGGLEMFIAQAQGQFRLWTKKELPNEPVRELLSSALGEVG, encoded by the coding sequence ATGATTGCAATCAAGCCGATCTTCATCCCTGAGCGACTCTACGGAATTATCGGGCATCCGTTGGGGCACAGCTTGAGCCCGCTGCTCCACAACTGGGGCTTCCAACACTACAATTTGGGGGCTGTTTATTGTCGATGGCCGATGCCGACCGACAGGCTGCCGGAATTCGTCGCGGCCCTACGGTCTTTACCGATCCATGGGGCCAGCGTGACCATCCCTCATAAGCGCGCGATCATGCCGTACCTGGACGGACTGACCGCCGACGCGATGCGCGCCGGAGCCGTGAATACGTTGTTCTGGCGCGACGGGGAACTCTGGGGGGACAACACGGATGTCCAGGGCTTCCTGGAACCATTGACGGCCATGCGGAGCCGGATCAGGACGGCGCTGATCCTTGGCGTCGGGGGGGTGTCCAGAGCCGCGGTCTGGGGTTTGAAACGGATCGGCGTTAAACGCGTCACGGTTTGCGGACGGAGTCCGGAAAAGACCAAAGCCCTGGCCCGAGAGGCGGGCTGCGAAGGGCTTCCCTGGGAAGAACGCGGGCAATGGAGCGCAGACCTGCTAGTCAACGCCACTCCGTTGGGCATGTCCGGCAAGTTTGAGGAAATGAGCCCTTGGCCCGGCAAAATGTCCAATATTCGCATCGCCTACGACCTGATCTACAATCCACGTGAGACCTGTTTTCTCCGCCAAGCCAAGGAAAGCGGGATTCCGTTCCTCGGCGGGCTGGAGATGTTCATCGCCCAGGCCCAGGGACAGTTTCGGCTCTGGACCAAAAAAGAACTCCCGAACGAACCCGTTCGGGAGTTGCTTTCATCCGCTCTTGGCGAGGTCGGATAG
- a CDS encoding thiamine pyrophosphate-dependent enzyme, with protein sequence MKNGKAAFTLPGVLADVPTHYCPGCQHGVAQRLVAECLDELALSEKAICIGSIGCSVFIYNYLKVDCVEAPHGRAPAVATGVKRARPEAAVFTYQGDGDLASIGMAETMHCANRGERVTIIFVNNTVYGMTGGQMAPTTMVGQRTTTCPGGRCADNEGEPIKMTEIIASLGGTAYAARVAVDSVKNVRAAKKAVRKAFEAPQNNLGLGFVEILATCPTNWKMTPVQANKRIAEELIPYFPLGTYKDLMWEQTAEGTEVEG encoded by the coding sequence ATGAAAAACGGTAAGGCGGCCTTCACCTTGCCCGGCGTACTGGCGGACGTTCCGACCCACTACTGTCCGGGCTGTCAACACGGCGTGGCCCAACGCCTGGTCGCGGAGTGCCTGGACGAGCTGGCGCTGTCCGAAAAAGCCATCTGCATCGGCTCCATCGGATGTTCGGTGTTCATCTACAACTACCTGAAAGTGGACTGTGTAGAAGCGCCCCATGGACGCGCCCCGGCCGTGGCCACCGGCGTCAAGCGCGCCCGACCCGAGGCGGCGGTGTTCACCTATCAGGGCGACGGGGACCTTGCCTCCATCGGCATGGCCGAAACCATGCACTGCGCCAACCGCGGAGAACGGGTGACCATCATCTTCGTGAACAATACGGTATACGGCATGACCGGAGGCCAGATGGCCCCCACAACCATGGTCGGCCAACGGACCACCACCTGTCCCGGCGGACGGTGCGCGGACAACGAGGGCGAGCCGATCAAGATGACCGAAATCATCGCTTCTTTAGGCGGGACCGCCTACGCGGCTCGGGTGGCCGTGGACTCGGTCAAAAACGTTCGGGCGGCAAAAAAGGCCGTGCGCAAGGCTTTTGAAGCGCCCCAGAACAACCTTGGCCTGGGGTTCGTGGAAATCCTGGCCACCTGCCCCACCAACTGGAAAATGACCCCGGTGCAGGCCAACAAGCGCATTGCCGAGGAACTCATCCCCTACTTCCCTTTGGGAACGTACAAGGATCTCATGTGGGAGCAAACCGCTGAAGGTACGGAGGTGGAAGGATGA
- a CDS encoding TrmH family RNA methyltransferase, translating to MSHDIDEDQGCWTVGRKPVQEVLFSKPEQVDVVYIQDGVRSYALERIVDVCKSQKVRYRKVTDAEMRRIHPGNHQGVLARIFQPGFTNMAAVLERAATAPLPLVLALDQVQDPGNLGTLARSMVALGGAGIILPKNRTAFPGAVAAKASAGALNRLPIAQVTNLARSLEYCMDQGCTVYGTVVGGDAENLFSFTPTFPAVLVLGNEDKGIRPNVLKRCDHKLFIPMPGEMQSLNVAQAGAMALVMFARANMPS from the coding sequence ATGAGTCATGATATCGACGAGGATCAAGGCTGTTGGACTGTGGGGCGCAAGCCTGTTCAAGAAGTTTTGTTTTCCAAACCTGAACAGGTGGACGTTGTATATATTCAGGACGGCGTCAGATCGTATGCCTTGGAACGCATCGTGGACGTCTGCAAGAGCCAAAAGGTCCGCTATCGCAAGGTCACTGACGCGGAGATGCGACGTATTCACCCCGGGAACCATCAGGGCGTGCTGGCCCGGATTTTTCAACCGGGCTTCACGAATATGGCCGCGGTCCTGGAGCGGGCCGCGACGGCTCCCCTGCCCTTGGTCCTTGCCTTGGACCAGGTCCAGGACCCCGGAAACCTAGGGACCTTGGCCAGGTCCATGGTCGCCCTGGGTGGGGCGGGAATCATCCTGCCCAAGAACAGAACCGCGTTTCCCGGAGCCGTGGCCGCCAAAGCCAGCGCCGGAGCGTTGAACCGCCTGCCCATCGCCCAAGTTACCAACCTGGCCAGAAGCCTGGAATACTGCATGGACCAAGGCTGCACGGTGTACGGCACGGTGGTCGGCGGCGACGCGGAAAATCTGTTCTCATTCACCCCGACCTTCCCAGCCGTGCTGGTGCTGGGCAACGAGGACAAGGGCATTCGGCCAAACGTCCTCAAAAGGTGCGACCACAAGCTGTTCATCCCCATGCCGGGAGAGATGCAATCGCTGAACGTAGCTCAGGCCGGGGCCATGGCCCTGGTCATGTTCGCCCGCGCCAACATGCCGAGTTGA
- a CDS encoding 4Fe-4S dicluster domain-containing protein has translation MMRPVEFREDRCKGCALCMTVCPKEIITMSSRFNTSGYKVVEVRDEVVEECTSCAACALICPDYAVSVWRKPAKAKKGETADVHAG, from the coding sequence ATGATGCGACCAGTTGAGTTTCGGGAAGACCGGTGCAAGGGCTGCGCTCTGTGCATGACGGTTTGTCCCAAGGAAATCATCACCATGTCCTCGCGATTCAACACGTCCGGTTACAAGGTCGTGGAGGTGCGCGACGAGGTGGTGGAAGAGTGTACGAGCTGCGCGGCGTGTGCGCTGATCTGTCCGGACTATGCCGTATCCGTATGGCGCAAACCGGCAAAAGCAAAGAAAGGAGAGACTGCAGATGTCCACGCCGGGTGA
- a CDS encoding 2-oxoacid:acceptor oxidoreductase family protein, with the protein MSGYQDVIVAGFGGQGVMLIGTLLAYAAMEDGLNVTYLPVYGPEMRGGTANCTVVVSKEDIGSPIIHRPKSLIAMNRPSLDKFQPRVQDKGIVVVNSSLVDMGLADTARVRAVGVPANEIADGLGNTKMANMVAIGAYVQLTGVVPLDVLKASLKKVISPNYAKMIPANEQAIQAGADAVKG; encoded by the coding sequence ATGAGCGGATATCAAGACGTCATCGTGGCCGGATTCGGCGGTCAAGGGGTCATGTTGATCGGAACGCTTCTGGCCTACGCGGCCATGGAAGACGGGCTCAACGTGACCTACCTGCCGGTCTATGGACCGGAAATGCGCGGCGGCACGGCGAACTGCACCGTGGTCGTCTCCAAGGAGGACATCGGCTCGCCGATCATTCATCGGCCCAAGTCGTTGATCGCCATGAACCGCCCGTCGCTGGACAAGTTTCAGCCCCGGGTCCAGGACAAAGGCATCGTTGTGGTCAACTCCTCCCTGGTGGACATGGGGCTTGCCGACACGGCGCGGGTCCGGGCCGTGGGCGTACCGGCCAACGAGATCGCGGATGGTCTCGGCAATACCAAGATGGCCAACATGGTGGCCATCGGTGCGTACGTTCAACTGACCGGCGTCGTGCCGCTGGACGTGCTCAAAGCCAGTCTGAAGAAGGTCATTTCCCCGAACTACGCGAAAATGATTCCCGCCAACGAACAGGCGATTCAGGCCGGGGCCGACGCGGTCAAGGGCTGA
- a CDS encoding lytic transglycosylase domain-containing protein produces the protein MNIRLSFLVLMTLLLLSACAAHQKPSSHTALPDGGKDARIAAEGQPGASILLDGEEHLSLLDPPLDAYGRIDVDTDSPLTDAEKKALESPLEFEFVLDIQETREVERFFRYFTHEGRERFEMWLKRSEQFLPEVRDIFAEYGLPHDLIYLPFLESGYNPMAYSRAGAGGMWQFMPRTGQSFGMTFDWWLDQRRDPRMSTHGAAAYLSRLYDMFGDWNLALAAYNAGEGRISRAMQRSGTDNYFDLAAINNLLALETRHYVPKFMAILKIIQNLEELGFDPIDWGNTPKLAEIEIKGGTDLVALANSCGMDWDAFRQLNPAFRRQVSPPGMNLTIFVPEDKQATVQAYLKKPAAAPFSGFQRYQVRRGDSWYALSSRFDTPINVLKRINNRTSNTLRIGESVMVPASPAAVAAAQQTGGASATQQRASQRANHVVQSGDTLWSLSRRHGVTVQTLAQANGITTGSTLRVGQRLYIPQIDRSGTRTASSTTNVVQYRVRSGDTLWRIAQRYGVTTNNLVAWNKLPSNGLIRPGDNLKIYVTQ, from the coding sequence ATGAACATCCGATTGTCTTTTCTCGTTTTGATGACGTTATTGCTACTGTCCGCCTGCGCGGCCCATCAGAAACCGTCTTCCCATACAGCTCTGCCCGACGGGGGCAAAGATGCTCGAATAGCCGCCGAAGGACAACCCGGCGCATCGATTTTGCTCGATGGGGAAGAACACCTTTCACTCCTCGACCCTCCTCTGGATGCCTACGGACGAATCGACGTGGATACCGACTCCCCGCTGACGGACGCAGAGAAAAAAGCTTTGGAATCGCCTTTGGAGTTCGAATTTGTCCTGGATATTCAGGAGACCAGGGAAGTAGAACGCTTTTTCCGCTATTTCACTCATGAGGGTCGTGAGCGTTTCGAAATGTGGCTGAAGCGATCCGAACAGTTTCTCCCAGAGGTACGCGACATTTTCGCCGAATACGGTCTGCCTCATGACTTGATCTATCTTCCGTTCCTGGAAAGCGGCTACAACCCCATGGCCTATTCCCGTGCCGGTGCCGGCGGCATGTGGCAATTCATGCCCAGGACTGGTCAATCCTTCGGAATGACCTTTGATTGGTGGCTCGATCAACGCCGCGACCCCCGGATGTCCACCCATGGCGCCGCCGCTTACCTCTCCCGACTGTACGACATGTTTGGGGACTGGAATCTGGCCCTGGCCGCCTACAACGCTGGGGAAGGGCGTATTTCCAGAGCCATGCAGCGCAGCGGAACGGACAACTACTTCGACCTGGCCGCCATTAACAACCTTCTGGCTCTGGAAACACGGCACTACGTACCCAAGTTCATGGCCATATTGAAAATTATCCAGAATCTTGAGGAACTGGGCTTTGATCCCATTGACTGGGGCAACACCCCAAAACTGGCGGAAATCGAGATTAAAGGCGGAACGGATCTCGTAGCTCTGGCCAATTCCTGCGGCATGGACTGGGACGCATTTCGCCAACTTAATCCCGCATTTCGACGTCAAGTGAGCCCTCCGGGCATGAATCTGACCATCTTCGTCCCCGAAGACAAACAGGCAACCGTGCAGGCCTACCTGAAAAAGCCCGCCGCGGCTCCGTTTTCAGGCTTTCAGCGCTACCAAGTCCGCCGTGGCGACTCCTGGTACGCCCTATCCTCCCGTTTCGACACGCCCATCAACGTCCTGAAGCGCATCAACAACAGAACCAGCAACACGCTACGCATCGGCGAATCCGTGATGGTTCCCGCATCCCCAGCAGCAGTGGCCGCTGCTCAGCAAACCGGCGGAGCCTCCGCGACCCAGCAACGGGCCAGCCAGCGCGCCAACCATGTGGTCCAGTCGGGAGATACGTTGTGGAGCCTGTCCAGGCGACACGGGGTTACGGTTCAAACCCTGGCCCAGGCTAACGGCATAACGACCGGCTCCACATTGCGCGTCGGACAGCGACTGTACATTCCCCAGATCGACCGCTCAGGAACTCGGACGGCGTCGTCCACGACCAATGTTGTCCAGTACCGTGTCCGCAGCGGCGACACCTTGTGGCGCATAGCCCAGCGTTATGGCGTGACAACCAACAACCTGGTCGCATGGAACAAGCTGCCGAGCAACGGGCTGATCCGCCCTGGTGACAACCTCAAGATTTACGTTACACAGTAA
- a CDS encoding 3-methyl-2-oxobutanoate dehydrogenase subunit VorB has product MSTPGERVLIKGNEAICRGAVDAGCQCFFGYPITPQNDIPEYMSKVMPNLGRVFVQAESEVAAANMLLGAAACGVRAMTSSSSPGISLKQEAISYMGGTELPAVIVNISRGGPGLGDIGPSQGDYYQAVKGGGHGDYRQLVLAPGTVQEAYDLIGKAFDLAFTYRNPVMLLGDAIIGQMMEPVTLGNPKDTGNKSPDLGWNLTGKGQRDPRLLKSLHLTDGALAGHNLHLRDKYASMEKDVLFENFLVDDAELIVVAFGSIGRIAKSTIRKLRASGKKVGLHRPITLFPFPSRELDKLAAVGKRFLTIEHNLGQMVDDVRLAVRKHADSDFYGHMPGNLPTPEDFEQPILAALGVNS; this is encoded by the coding sequence ATGTCCACGCCGGGTGAACGAGTCTTGATCAAAGGCAACGAGGCCATTTGTCGCGGCGCCGTGGATGCCGGATGTCAGTGTTTTTTCGGCTATCCCATCACGCCGCAGAACGATATCCCGGAATACATGTCCAAGGTCATGCCCAACCTCGGGCGCGTGTTCGTGCAGGCGGAAAGCGAAGTGGCCGCGGCCAATATGCTCTTGGGCGCGGCGGCCTGCGGGGTGAGGGCCATGACCTCGTCGTCGAGCCCCGGAATCTCGCTGAAGCAGGAGGCCATCTCCTACATGGGCGGCACGGAGCTGCCCGCCGTGATCGTGAACATCAGCCGCGGCGGACCTGGATTGGGCGATATAGGTCCGTCCCAGGGCGATTATTATCAAGCCGTCAAAGGCGGTGGGCACGGGGACTACCGACAGCTCGTCCTGGCGCCCGGCACGGTGCAGGAGGCTTACGATCTGATCGGCAAGGCCTTTGATTTGGCCTTTACCTACCGCAATCCCGTGATGCTTCTCGGCGACGCCATCATCGGTCAAATGATGGAGCCCGTTACGCTGGGTAACCCCAAAGATACGGGAAACAAGAGCCCGGATCTGGGGTGGAACCTGACTGGCAAGGGGCAACGCGACCCTCGACTGCTGAAGTCGTTGCACCTGACCGACGGTGCATTGGCCGGACATAACCTGCACCTGCGAGACAAGTACGCCTCCATGGAAAAAGACGTACTTTTCGAAAACTTCCTCGTGGACGACGCAGAGTTGATCGTGGTCGCCTTCGGCTCCATCGGTCGCATTGCCAAAAGCACTATCCGCAAATTGCGGGCGTCCGGCAAAAAAGTCGGCCTGCATCGACCCATCACCTTGTTTCCATTTCCCAGCCGGGAATTGGACAAGCTGGCCGCAGTGGGCAAGCGGTTCCTGACCATCGAACACAATTTGGGGCAAATGGTGGACGATGTCCGTCTGGCCGTCAGAAAGCACGCGGATTCGGATTTTTACGGCCATATGCCCGGCAATCTGCCGACCCCGGAAGACTTTGAACAACCCATCCTTGCGGCATTGGGGGTGAACTCATGA
- the queA gene encoding tRNA preQ1(34) S-adenosylmethionine ribosyltransferase-isomerase QueA — translation MKSKDIPSRFCLDAYDYHLPETLIAQNPPQTRDGSRLLITGKGDDSPEVGVFEDILDHLPRRSLIVVNNSRVVPGRLRTVGEHGGGMEMLLLTPLNLLRRAQRTERRKSMVASDVLLRPAKKAKVGKVFQFSEIQARVLEKGEFGQTKVELSWPSELVLEKILRTSGEIPLPPYIRRPSDQRDLERYQTVYADEQEAGSIAAPTAGLHFTPLLRDKLIQAGHEWAEVTLYVGYGTFSPIRCDDIRDHRMHGEYVKITQGVAEAVRRAKQEGRAVVAVGTTSMRTLEGVAAIQGGVEPFEGWLDTYICPGFTFQVVDGLITNFHLPKSSLLVLVSAFAGRERILAAYRRAVAEGFRFFSYGDAMFIRP, via the coding sequence CTGAAATCCAAAGACATCCCATCGAGGTTTTGCCTCGATGCATACGACTACCACCTACCGGAGACGTTGATCGCCCAAAATCCGCCACAAACCCGCGATGGATCGCGTCTTTTGATCACGGGAAAGGGCGATGACTCTCCGGAGGTGGGTGTATTCGAAGATATCCTGGACCACCTTCCGCGACGTTCACTGATCGTGGTCAATAATTCCCGCGTAGTACCGGGACGGCTTCGAACAGTGGGGGAACATGGAGGCGGCATGGAAATGCTCCTCCTGACGCCGCTCAATCTTTTGCGACGCGCCCAACGGACCGAGAGACGGAAATCCATGGTGGCGAGCGACGTGCTGCTTCGCCCGGCTAAAAAAGCCAAGGTCGGCAAAGTGTTTCAATTCAGCGAAATTCAGGCAAGAGTATTGGAAAAAGGTGAATTCGGGCAAACCAAAGTCGAATTGAGCTGGCCGTCCGAGCTGGTCCTGGAAAAAATTCTCCGAACTTCCGGAGAAATCCCTCTCCCCCCCTACATTCGCCGCCCATCGGACCAACGAGACCTGGAGCGATACCAAACCGTCTACGCCGACGAACAGGAAGCCGGTTCCATCGCGGCTCCGACGGCCGGGCTGCACTTCACTCCGTTGTTGCGCGACAAGCTGATCCAGGCCGGGCATGAGTGGGCCGAAGTGACGCTCTATGTCGGATACGGCACGTTCAGCCCGATCCGCTGCGACGATATCCGTGACCACCGGATGCACGGCGAATACGTGAAAATCACCCAAGGCGTCGCGGAGGCGGTCCGTCGGGCTAAACAGGAAGGCCGGGCGGTCGTCGCCGTGGGAACCACGAGCATGCGCACCCTGGAGGGCGTCGCCGCCATCCAGGGCGGGGTGGAACCGTTTGAGGGTTGGTTGGACACGTACATCTGCCCGGGGTTCACGTTTCAGGTTGTGGACGGGTTGATCACCAACTTCCATCTTCCGAAATCCAGTTTACTGGTATTGGTCAGCGCCTTTGCCGGTCGAGAACGAATTTTGGCCGCCTACCGAAGGGCCGTAGCCGAAGGGTTTCGTTTTTTTTCATACGGTGACGCGATGTTCATTCGTCCATGA